In Palaemon carinicauda isolate YSFRI2023 chromosome 28, ASM3689809v2, whole genome shotgun sequence, a single genomic region encodes these proteins:
- the LOC137621961 gene encoding uncharacterized protein, giving the protein MFEERDYYVLKKAVLDAYTITAEGYRQMFRNSIKGTTQTYLELFQVKLKQFRKWLESENITTFEQLQNLMVLEEFLRRIPSNISMYIRERQEKEGKKAALLADEYHLILKVKKHNSTDQASINIYCSFCKQKGHAIKDCPNPRCQFSKVMQPSQQTAGNRPETTQSKNQRRITLHCSQVTNDFSDFLCSGTVNNYPVKLLRDTGSSQTIVSGKLKPLTQPTNKYVTITDLSSKLVLPLVNMHIDCPYFTGRTEVALLDRELPYEKADILLGNDLAEGTVLPNLIISQPGCVIENEQNQQEVLPCQATTRSAATKAAIGVPTDDDTSNSLPDLVGLHHDEFVNLQRSDDSLKECFNKVENPSDKSHKLPLFYLENNILMRHYRSPTLTEKDSWRDCHQLVVPGSLRSSIMKLAHSAESHLGITKTYRRLLEDFYWPRMKMDVKSFVERCHVCQVTGRPNEKIPPAPLVPIVVPSTPFDKIIIDCVGPLPKTSRRNEYILSVLCPTTRFPLAFPLKNISARKIIQQLIKVFTLFGFPRELQCDRGTNFTSTLFQSALHQFNIFNVLSSAYHPQSNGALEFIRL; this is encoded by the coding sequence ATGTTTgaggaacgagattactatgtcctaaagaaagctgtccttgatgcctataccattacagctgaagggtataggcaaatgttcaggaactccatcaaaggaaccacccaaacttatttggaattgtttcaggtcaaattaaaacagtttagaaaatggctagaatctgaaaacataactacctttgaacaattacagaacttaatggtactagaggagtttttgaggagaattccttccaacatttctatgtacatcagagaacggcaggagaaggaggggaagaaggcggctcttcttgctgatgaatatcacctcatccttaaggtaaagaaacataactctacagatcaggcaagtataaatatttattgttccttctgtaaacagaagggacatgccattaaagactgtcctaacccccgatgtcaattttctaaggttatgcagccttctcagcaaacagcagggaacagaccagagactactcagagcaaaaaccaaagaaggattactctccattgttctcaagtcacaaatgacttctctgatttcctttgctctggtactgtcaataattaccctgtaaagttgttaagggacacaggatcgtcacaaactatagtaagtggtaaattgaaacctctgactcagcctactaataaatatgttaccatcactgatctatccagtaaattagtgttacctctggttaatatgcatatagattgcccttactttactggaagaaccgaagtagccttactggatagagaattgccttatgagaaagctgatattctgttaggaaatgatttagctgaaggaactgtcttacctaatctcattatttctcaaccagggtgtgttatagaaaatgagcagaaccaacaggaagttctaccttgccaagccaccactcgttctgctgctactaaagctgcaattggagttcccactgatgacgacacatcaaactccttaccagacttggttggtctccatcatgatgaattcgtcaatcttcagagatcagatgatagccttaaggaatgcttcaataaggttgaaaatccctcggataagagccataagttacccttattttatctagagaataatatcctcatgcgtcattacaggtctcctacactgactgagaaagactcgtggcgcgactgtcatcaactggttgtacctggcagcctccgatcttcaatcatgaaattagcccactctgctgagagtcatctaggcatcacgaagacatacaggcgcctactagaagatttctactggcccagaatgaagatggacgtaaagagtttcgtagagaggtgtcatgtgtgccaagttaccggaagacctaatgaaaagataccaccagcccctctagtgcccattgtggtccctagtacaccttttgataaaataattatagattgtgttgggcctttgccaaaaactagccggcgtaatgaatatatactaagtgttctttgccccactactaggttccctctagcatttccacttaaaaatatctctgctagaaagattatccaacaactgataaaagtttttacattgtttggttttcctagggaacttcaatgcgatagaggtaccaactttaccagtactttgttccagagtgctctccatcaatttaatatctttaatgttctctcttcagcctatcatcctcaaTCCAATGGGGCCTTAGAGTTCATCAGACTCTAA